The sequence TTATGAGATTCAACTTGTAGTTTTTAAATTAGCAAATGAATTTTATGGTATTGAAATTTCGTCAGTTCAAGAGATAATTAAGATTCAAGATATTACAAGAGTGCCAAAAGCGCCTGATTTTGTAGAAGGGGTTATAAATCTAAGAGGTAAAATTGTACCTATTGTTGATCTTAGAAAAAGATTTGAACTGGGTCAAACAGAGCGCACCAAGGATACTAGAGTGATAGTCGTAGAAACTTCAGGCAATATAGTGGGTTTTATTGTCGATCTGGTAACTGAAATTCTAAGATTTTCTTCTGACTCTCTTGAACCCCCTCCGCCGATTTTTTCAGGAATTGATGCAGAATACATAAAAGGGGTTGCAAAGGTTGACGAAAGATTAATTGTTCTACTAGACATAAATTTGATTTTTAAGGGGGAAGAAGAAGAAGGGTTAAAGATGCTAGAGGCAGGCA comes from Thermodesulfobium acidiphilum and encodes:
- a CDS encoding chemotaxis protein CheW; the protein is MGKDNLTSDVYEIQLVVFKLANEFYGIEISSVQEIIKIQDITRVPKAPDFVEGVINLRGKIVPIVDLRKRFELGQTERTKDTRVIVVETSGNIVGFIVDLVTEILRFSSDSLEPPPPIFSGIDAEYIKGVAKVDERLIVLLDINLIFKGEEEEGLKMLEAGK